Within Hyla sarda isolate aHylSar1 chromosome 7, aHylSar1.hap1, whole genome shotgun sequence, the genomic segment CAGATGGTGAGGCTGGCAATGGGATAAAGTGCGCCATCTTAGAAAAGCGGTCCACGACGACCCAAACTACCATTTTGCCGTGAGATGGTGGCAGGTCCGTAACAAAGTCCATAGAGATATGGGACCATGGGGACTCTGGTACTGGAAGGGGCTGGAGAAAACCAGTGGGTCTCTGACGTGGGGTCTTGTCTCTAGCGCATACAGAACAGGCCTGCACAAATTCTGTGATGTCCTTTTCAAAGGATGGCCACCAGTATCTTCTGGAGATAAGTTGTACCGTTTTCCGGACTCCAGGATGTCCTGCGAGCAAAGAAGAATGCCCCCACTTAAGGACTTTCAAGCGTTGACGGGGAGAAAcataggtcttccctggagggagATTGCGCAGGTCAACAGGAGCTACGGTGATCAAACGTTAGGGCGGAACTATGTGCTGAGGCTTGACTTCATCTCCAGAGACATCGGAGGTAACATACTTGCCTCTCGGGGTCTTTTGCGTAAGTACGGCACCAGCTCCcacggaggaggcgtctacctccaggtaGAAAGGCTTAGAAGGATCTGGCCTTGACAGGGCTGGAGCGGTGGCAAAAGCAGACTTGAGAGCGCAGAAGGCCTCCTCGgcctgaggaggccaagacttcggATTAGCCcccttcttggtcaaggccacgatGGGTGCCACAAGGGTAGAGAAATGCGGGATGAACTGTTTATaataattagcgaatccgagaaaCCGCTGTATGGCTTTAAGGCCAGAGGGACGAGGCCAGTCCAGGACTGCAGAAAGTttggcaggatccatttgtagtcctttgGCGGAAATGATATAgcccaggaagggtagactggtacggtcaaactGGCACTTCTCGAATTTAGCATAGAGACTGTTCTTCCGCAGACGGGAGAGTACAAGGCGGACATGTGCACGATGTTGATCCAAATTTGAGGacaaaattaggatatcatcgaGATAAACTATGACACAGGTATAGAATAGGTCTCTGAAGATGTTGttaacaaactcctggaagacagctGGAGCGTTACAGAGTCCGAAAGGCATGACTAAGTACTCAAAATGACCGTCTCGTTTATTAAAAgccgtcttccactcatcaccctttcgaatacgaatgaggttataggccCCCCTGAGATCCAACTTGATGAAGTACTTGGCGCCTtgtagacggtcaaagagctcTGAGATCAAGGGAAGAGGATAACGGTTCTTGACGGTAATCTTGCTTAGACCTCTGTAATCTATACAAGGACGGAGGGAGCCGTCCTTCTTGGTAACAAAGAAAAAACCAGCCCAAGCGGGGGGAGGAAGAAGCCTCTCTGCAGATTTTCAcgaatgtactccgacatggcgagagtctctggtggtgagagtgggtagattctaccccagggtggagtagtaccGGGCACCAAGttgataggacagtcataaggtctaTGAGGTGGAAGAACTTCGGCCTGCTTCTTACAAAAAACGTCAGCGAAGCAGTGGTAAGGCTCCAGTGGTAAGGCGCTACGGCGGTTCATTTCTTAagtggtcaggcgagaccgatccacctgcatggcttcctcggcgggaggcccagaagAGGGTTGCGGTGGAAGATGCTGGAAGATgggagccagacgaggaaagcgtcTGGGACGAGCACTTCCCTTTTCCTGTAGCAGTTCCTctcgtctctcagcaaaacgcaggtcaatcctggtggccaaatggataaggtcACTCAGATTGGTAGGcacttctcgtgcggccaggacatccttTATggcgctggataagcctttcttaaaGGTAGCACAGagcgcctcgttattccaggagagttccgaagcaagggtacggaaactAATAGCATAGTCTCCCACAGAGGAACTCCCCTGGTACAAGTTTGCAGTCTCTGCTGAGGAAACccgagctggctcctcaaagacactccggaattcctggaagaaactctggacagttgcagtggctggatcgttgcggtcccaaagcggtgtagcccaggccagggccttcccagaaagcAGGCTAACGACAAATGCCACCTTGGCTCGCTCCGAGGGGAACTGGTCAGCCAACATCTCAAGATGAAGagagcattgggacaggaatccctgGCACAACTTGGGATCACCGTCATTCTTGGCTGGCATGGACAAACAGACTCTATAAGTGGCGGCGGCCACCGGCTGCGGTGGTGAAGCTGGTGCAGGTGGAGACAGCGGCTGCTGCTGTGCTGGAAGAAGTGGCtgcagcatggcggtcaactgtgccagctgttgaccttgctgggcgatCTGCTGCGACTGCTGGGCCACAACCGTGGTAAGGTCCGCGACATTTGGtagaggcacctcagcgggatccatggccagatcttactgtaaggatccggactggtagcaggaagcggtactggaagtggatcccctgtgtcagtgagggattggcgtggaccataccagaggatcggttctaagtagttactggttttcaccagagcccgccgcaaagcgggatggacttgctgcggcggtaactgccaggtcgtgtcctccggtagcggctcaaccccactaactgctgagacaggcgtagtacagaaggtacaggcagaggcgtagtcagacgtagcaaaaggtcagggcaggcaacacAGATTCagaggcggtagtcgttagcaacgggttcggcaacaggcaaggagtaCACAGAAAACACTTTCTCTTGGGCACAAAGGCaaaaaagatccggcaaggggaggaagggGCAGGATACATTTATAGGGACAGCTGTTATTGGATTGGGCccggcaccaatcaatggtgcactggcctttcAAATTCTACAAAGCagccgcgcgcgcgccctatagtgcagggacgcaTGCGCCGGGAACCATGTGAccggggagcagaggagagagtcGGAGCGGGTGCAGGTAAGTGAGAATGGGCCGTGGGCCGCGCGCGGGGACATCCCGCAGTGCGGACCGCGTCCCCGCCGGTGACAGAAACAGAGTGTCCTCGGTCAGTGAGTTTGACCGGGGCACTCTGCGGGGACAAACGCAGTGatcgctccggtccaggagcaagggccggagcgctcagcgttacagtagcagtctttgcagatgatactaaactctgtaaagtggtaaacacaatagagggcactgttacaaatggaggcttgggctgggaagtggcagatgaggttcaacactgataaatgtaaggtaatgcacatggggaggaaaaatccgggatgGGAATAtgcattaaatgggagcacacttgggatgactgacgtggaaaagtacttgggagttttagttatcaGTAAATGTATCTGtggtgaccagtgttgggcagctgctgccaaggcaaataaaatcatggggtacatcaataggggcatagatgcccactacaaggaaataattctaccgctgtacaaatcactagtcagaccacacatagaatactgtgtacagtactgggcaccagtgtacaagaaagatttagtggagctggagagggttcaaagacgggcaaccaggtagtatggggaataggaggactacagtatccagaaagattatccgaattagggttatttagtttaggaaAAAATAAGTCTTAGGGGagacttaataactatgtataaatatatcagggaacagtacagagatctttcccataatctatttatacccaggactgtatctataacaagggggcatcctctacgtgtagaagaaagaaggtttgtacaccagcacagacgggggttctttactgtaagagcagtgacaatgtggaattctctcccggaggaggtagtcatggtgaactctgtaaaagaatttcaaaggggtctggatgcatttttggagagtaagaacattgctggttatgtatattagatttatagggacagaacgttgatccagggatttattctgactgccatatttggagtcgggaaggaatttttacctctagtgtgagggttttttgccttcctctggataaactcagtagggactcattagggttataggttgaacttgatggactctggtcttttttcaacctcatgaactatgttactatattacttgtattaggcactgaaataaggtgactatggcttttcatgctcagcctaactggcccttttagctttagagttgtagtacaccccactgcagcagtacagagtcgctgtatagtacacccaaaagtgtactttctctctcacccttccctgtcagtgcttttctgcaatgatttgggcttgtggtgaatcgctgctgtaaaacagtttttctgtgcaacacacatacACTGCTCTATCTTTATTTGCAataaaacgctctctctgaaataaaatgctggaatggctgccgattatatagggctgtgacatcacagggctggctgctgataggctgtatgctgcatgtgattgaaggtcatcccgcctacccgccttcccagagttccttgctccatgtcctcacatgtggatccaccattttagatgccctagagcctggaccgcactaaatggagtttaatgaagcgatttgtttcaTCGAATTGTCGGCGATATTCAGATTCGTTActtatcaaatttttcctgaaattcacaacaaattcggatttgtcagactCGATTTGCCCATCCCTAATTATAACAAATCATTCATTCACATTAGGAAAGGCTCATAATTGCAATAGATGGCGtcataataggttcagtattGAAGTGCTACCTACTTAGCTGTAGTACTAATAGTTAATAATCATGTTCTCAATAACAGTTGTGTGTTGTGCTGTTCTTACAAAATACAGTTGGATAAACAAACAAAGGTATGTTTAAGATCTGCTGCATTAAGGAAGTCAGTGCGTCACAAGTTACCACTCAGACTTATTTTCAGTTAGTGTAAGTACTTGAAAATTCAATTTAGTAATATTCAAAACCTCTTAATCCATTAGTATTTGCTTGTGTACATACTTTATTTAATTCAAGTTCATTTATAATACTTCGTAAAGATGACATTCCTTTCTGAAGAAACATAATATTACCGCCTGATGCATAATTAAGAAGGCCAAAGCAATATAAAATGAAGAAAGACATCCACTGTCTACTATACTTGGATTTTTTTAGAGGTATGTACCACAAAAGACTGATTTCTAAATTCAAAGAACCAAATTTGACCTTTAATTGGACATTGTGCTTTTAATGTGTATTTTCCCAACCTGTTTAAGTATGTATCTATGTGAAGAATAGATCTAGTTATTATTTGCCTTTTATATTTATGATACTAACCGTAGAATGTACATTTTCTTTCCTCAGCTAAAAACAAAGATGTTGTTTCATGGATCCCTGCTGCTCACAGTAGTGATTGGTCTAGTGTCTTGCTTTCCAAATCCATTTGGTTTTGCAAAACCTCAACTAGTCCCAGATCTTCCAAACCCTTTGCTTCCCAAGGTAGATACAGAGATACCAAATGTATCAGGAGGAATACTGGATTACATTGGACTTACAGGTTGGTGATTTTTCATAACTGTTCTTCATCATTTGTTTTAACATTTATATCAATTCTATTAGTATCCCATTCTGAGTAGAGAATGAAATACTAATGTCATGGGGATATGATACATTTAGactaaaatgtttaaaggggtattccaggaaaaaaaacttttttttatatcaactggctccagaaagttaaacagatttgtaaattacttctattaaaaaatcttaatcctttcaataattatcagctgcttaagttgagttgttgttttcggtctggcaacagtgctctatgctgacatctctgcttgtctcgggaactgcacagagtagaagaggtttgccatggggatttgcttctaaactgggtggttcccgagacacgcgtcatcagagagaacttagacagaaaagaacaactcaacttcaaaagctcataagtacagaaaggattaagattttttttattagaagtaatttacaaatctgtttaactttctggagccagttgatatatgaaaaaaagtgttttccttgaTTACGCCTTTAATGTTATGGCATATGTATGGTGTTAGATACAGGGACATAGATGGTAGTGAAGGGCAAGTTCCCACATGTGGGGGTGTTTACAAGCTGCTCTGACATGATCAGTGCATTTAGATACAAGGCTAGGAAAGTAAACTGAATGTGTGCCccatatgaaggaaagccttgcTATAACTCTGAACAAATAAACATAAACCTTACAAAAAGCTAGTTACAAGCctgttatatttatacaattaCTATAACACAATCAACcttgtgcctttctttcttttaaGGATTGCTTCGATTTCTTGGACTGTTAAAAACACCTGTCATTAATGCAGGGGACAGCCTTCCTCTACTTGGAGGGAGTGGTGTATTGGGATACAAGCAGAGTTTACCAAACTTAGATATTCCAGGTGCATAAGTTGAATATATTCTTAAATCTTCTAGGACTTTTCATTCTACTACATGTCTCTCATTTACTTTAAAGTAAAACTATTCttcaaattatttatttaacaaaTATCAAGTTTTCTAGCAAATGTTatttgcacattgtatgaatgtcTCAACAGACTGCTGTACGGGATGGAAAATGTAATAAATTCCTTTAACAGACTTTAGAGGATGCTAGTATATTTCATGTTTATTTTAATCTTAGGTGCACCTGCTGTGGGAGGCTCGTCTACTGATCTGCAAGACCTAAATCGTCGGATTAGCAGACTGGAAAGGGGTAAGCAAATGTCTAACcattaaaatctttatttttatgaAGCCCAGTAAACCAAGCCCAATTACCAGAAATCATAAATGAGGTTGTATCATAATGACAACACCTTTGACCTGTGAAGGTAGTTCTGCAATCATTTGATTACCAGAAATATGACTGGCCATGTAAGACATAGATAGGCTTGATCAAACAGACCATTGATAGTCTCTCCATTGAATTTGTAGAGAAAGTGCCTGAGAAGTGTAATTAGACATATATGCAATGGTTGTTAGttagacaacccctttatatTAACCTTTCCCTGAGATTGCATGATGTTTTTGTGAAATCATGGTATGTAAACTAGTCAGTGGTCTAATGCATGTAGAGAACACTTCAATTAATCATTGGCTAACAAGATCTTTATATTTCATGTGGCTATCCAAAATTCATGACACTGATATGGAAGAGTCAGCAAATGATTATTGTATTGTTTAACAAATTTCACCTTAAATAACTACACCAAAACAAAAAGTCATTATGTGATCAAAtatataatacttttttttactaattATATGTTTGATTATCTAGTTCTTAAACTTGAAGGAAGAATCCAAATGGTAGGCAATAAAATGATTGCCACCA encodes:
- the LOC130282594 gene encoding pulmonary surfactant-associated protein A-like isoform X2, producing MLFHGSLLLTVVIGLVSCFPNPFGFAKPQLVPDLPNPLLPKVDTEIPNVSGGILDYIGLTGLLRFLGLLKTPVINAGDSLPLLGGSGVLGYKQSLPNLDIPGAPAVGGSSTDLQDLNRRISRLERVLKLEGRIQMVGNKMIATSGNEADFATSNSTCNDVGGRIVTPTNEVENAAVLTFVKKYNRYAYLGMRGSSVPGIFNYLNGIPAVYTHWRKGEPSGKATEGCIEMYTDGQWNDKTCNQNRLTICEF
- the LOC130282594 gene encoding pulmonary surfactant-associated protein A-like isoform X1, whose product is MTGTVKDNIVLKTKMLFHGSLLLTVVIGLVSCFPNPFGFAKPQLVPDLPNPLLPKVDTEIPNVSGGILDYIGLTGLLRFLGLLKTPVINAGDSLPLLGGSGVLGYKQSLPNLDIPGAPAVGGSSTDLQDLNRRISRLERVLKLEGRIQMVGNKMIATSGNEADFATSNSTCNDVGGRIVTPTNEVENAAVLTFVKKYNRYAYLGMRGSSVPGIFNYLNGIPAVYTHWRKGEPSGKATEGCIEMYTDGQWNDKTCNQNRLTICEF